The following proteins come from a genomic window of Chryseobacterium glaciei:
- a CDS encoding acyl-CoA dehydrogenase family protein, whose product MSNTFSKIRNTIELFRSIDFDQLSAISQKVDLPKLMQSFSKLDDKQLGGLMKMLDPNKKKKELPPIDGDFYDIYHTLTPEQREIQLKVRAFMEKEVKPLVNHYWLRDEFPHELIPKFQKLNICGVTYEGYGCPGMPFLMEGVIAMEMARIDASIATFFGVQSGLAMGSIYICGSEEQKQKWLPQMQKFEKIGAFGLTEPEVGSGAAGGLTVTCKKTPEGWILNGQKKWIGNATFADLIIIWARDLDDDEVKGFIVEKDNPGYAVEKIKGKMALRIVQNGLITLTDCLVTEENRLQNANSFKDTGKVLRMTRAGVAWMATGCARGAYESALAYTRTREQFGKPIASFQMIQGHLVEMLSNLTAMQTMVFRLSEMQDEGILKDEHASLAKVFCTLRTRDIVSRAREVLGGNGILLEYDVARFVADAEAIYSYEGTKEINSLIVGRSITGFSAFV is encoded by the coding sequence ATGTCTAATACTTTTTCTAAAATCAGAAACACGATAGAATTATTCAGATCAATAGATTTTGATCAGCTGAGTGCCATTTCTCAAAAGGTAGATTTGCCGAAATTGATGCAAAGCTTTTCAAAATTAGATGATAAACAATTGGGAGGATTGATGAAAATGCTGGATCCGAACAAGAAAAAGAAAGAACTTCCGCCAATTGACGGAGATTTCTACGATATTTATCACACTTTGACGCCTGAACAACGCGAAATTCAGCTTAAAGTAAGGGCTTTCATGGAAAAAGAAGTGAAACCTTTGGTGAATCATTATTGGCTGAGAGACGAATTTCCTCATGAATTAATTCCAAAATTTCAAAAATTAAATATTTGCGGAGTGACCTACGAAGGTTACGGCTGTCCGGGAATGCCATTTTTAATGGAAGGAGTTATTGCGATGGAAATGGCGCGAATTGATGCTTCTATTGCTACGTTTTTTGGTGTTCAGTCCGGCTTGGCAATGGGATCTATTTATATTTGTGGATCTGAAGAACAAAAACAAAAATGGCTTCCTCAAATGCAGAAATTCGAGAAAATCGGAGCATTTGGTTTAACAGAACCTGAAGTAGGTTCCGGTGCAGCGGGAGGTCTAACGGTAACTTGTAAAAAAACTCCTGAAGGCTGGATTTTAAATGGTCAGAAAAAATGGATCGGGAACGCAACATTTGCTGATTTAATTATTATTTGGGCAAGAGATTTAGACGATGATGAAGTAAAAGGTTTTATCGTTGAAAAAGATAATCCTGGCTATGCTGTTGAGAAAATTAAAGGAAAAATGGCACTAAGAATCGTTCAAAATGGACTAATTACGCTGACGGATTGTTTAGTTACCGAAGAAAACAGACTACAAAATGCGAATTCATTTAAAGATACAGGAAAGGTATTGAGAATGACAAGAGCCGGAGTTGCTTGGATGGCTACAGGTTGCGCACGAGGAGCTTATGAAAGTGCTTTAGCCTATACAAGAACGAGAGAACAATTCGGAAAACCGATTGCTTCTTTTCAAATGATTCAGGGACATTTGGTTGAGATGTTATCTAATCTTACTGCAATGCAAACGATGGTTTTTAGGCTATCTGAAATGCAGGATGAAGGTATTTTAAAAGATGAACACGCTTCTTTAGCTAAAGTTTTCTGTACGCTGAGAACAAGAGATATAGTTTCCAGAGCGAGAGAAGTTCTGGGTGGAAACGGAATTTTGCTTGAATATGATGTCGCGAGATTTGTTGCTGACGCAGAAGCAATTTATTCTTATGAAGGAACAAAAGAGATCAATTCACTGATCGTCGGAAGATCGATTACGGGTTTCAGTGCATTTGTATAA
- a CDS encoding RNA polymerase sigma factor, translated as MSNSTETAFLNLVNKHKGILYKASRIYADSLEDREDLQQEILIQLWKSYQNFKGNSEFSTWMYRVAINTAITYLKKEKKRTNNHTDVPDHFEVQNEDYNPAKDKQLEVFYTAVQELKPLEKAVIFYFMEGMSHKEIGDNLGLSEGNARVKLNRTKEKILQIIKKSGYEF; from the coding sequence GTGAGCAATTCAACCGAAACTGCTTTCTTAAATCTCGTCAATAAGCACAAAGGCATTTTGTATAAGGCCTCGCGCATCTATGCAGATTCTTTGGAAGACCGGGAAGACCTTCAGCAGGAAATTCTTATTCAGCTTTGGAAATCGTATCAGAACTTCAAGGGGAATAGTGAATTTTCAACATGGATGTACCGCGTAGCCATTAACACCGCCATTACTTATTTAAAAAAAGAAAAAAAGCGGACAAATAATCACACGGATGTGCCCGATCACTTTGAAGTCCAAAACGAAGATTACAATCCTGCAAAAGACAAGCAATTGGAAGTTTTTTACACTGCAGTTCAAGAACTTAAACCTTTAGAAAAAGCCGTTATATTTTACTTTATGGAAGGTATGTCACATAAAGAAATCGGGGACAACTTAGGACTTAGTGAAGGCAATGCACGTGTAAAACTGAACAGAACAAAAGAAAAAATACTGCAAATCATAAAAAAATCAGGCTATGAATTTTGA
- a CDS encoding bacteriocin-like protein — MLKNLKKLNRGDLKEINGGGRICDIGPVGCPCIIPPGDPCLGGGGGPGGPVDPPLGYCPDSQNYIPCTESCPNGMSPLCAL, encoded by the coding sequence ATGTTGAAAAATCTTAAAAAGCTAAATCGTGGAGATTTAAAAGAAATTAACGGAGGTGGTCGCATCTGCGATATAGGCCCCGTAGGCTGTCCTTGCATAATTCCTCCTGGAGACCCTTGTCTTGGTGGAGGTGGTGGCCCTGGTGGCCCGGTTGATCCTCCTCTTGGATACTGTCCGGACAGTCAGAATTACATTCCTTGTACTGAAAGTTGTCCAAACGGAATGAGTCCTCTTTGCGCTCTATGA
- a CDS encoding DUF4349 domain-containing protein produces MKTTYIKLSLATVLLLGIYSCKKGEATASKYELESTADSAAVVVSDSVSSVATMKVKDKQFIKTAEVNMEVKDVYEATISIEKSIQQLGGFVTKSNLQSNVVSEDTYNTSSDDAMLVKKFQTENTMQVRVPTDKLGELLTLINDKKLFLNSRIINAEDVTAGIKYAELEGKRIKKSSENISQLKANKDKVKLDDDNMSENNQQQLANMDVADNLKYSTVDIYIKEPKLRIAEIAVTNTQNIDNKYKFNFIYDAKHAFVEGFYLIQRIAVGLITIWPILLIATAIIYLLRKRKYFKKPNQI; encoded by the coding sequence ATGAAAACTACTTACATCAAATTATCATTAGCAACAGTTCTTTTATTAGGAATTTATTCATGCAAAAAAGGAGAAGCAACAGCAAGTAAATACGAACTTGAAAGTACAGCAGATTCAGCAGCAGTCGTGGTTTCAGACAGTGTTTCGTCTGTTGCAACCATGAAAGTAAAAGACAAGCAATTCATCAAAACTGCAGAAGTTAATATGGAAGTGAAAGACGTCTATGAAGCAACAATTTCCATTGAAAAATCTATTCAGCAACTTGGCGGATTTGTTACAAAAAGTAATTTGCAGAGTAATGTTGTTTCAGAAGATACTTATAATACTTCAAGCGATGATGCAATGTTGGTGAAAAAATTTCAGACTGAAAATACGATGCAGGTTCGTGTTCCGACTGATAAATTGGGAGAACTTTTGACTTTAATTAATGATAAAAAATTGTTTTTAAACTCAAGAATTATCAATGCAGAAGATGTAACCGCCGGAATCAAATACGCAGAACTGGAAGGAAAAAGAATAAAAAAAAGCAGTGAAAATATTTCTCAATTAAAAGCCAATAAAGACAAAGTGAAATTAGACGACGATAATATGTCTGAAAATAATCAACAACAATTGGCAAATATGGATGTAGCTGATAATTTGAAATACAGCACCGTTGACATCTATATTAAAGAACCCAAACTTAGAATTGCAGAAATCGCAGTTACCAACACACAAAATATTGACAATAAATATAAATTCAATTTTATTTATGATGCAAAACATGCTTTTGTGGAAGGCTTTTATTTAATTCAGAGAATTGCGGTTGGATTAATTACCATTTGGCCCATTTTATTGATCGCAACAGCTATTATTTATTTGTTGAGAAAAAGAAAATATTTCAAAAAGCCGAATCAGATTTAA
- the pgi gene encoding glucose-6-phosphate isomerase has product MLSKINPTQTNSWKALDEHFAGNDFELRSLFQYNPNRFEEFSLKKDNFLFDYSKNLIDSRTKELLLNLAEECQLKDAISKMFSGDKINETEGRAVLHTALRDFSDKEILVDGENIKPQIKRVLDHMKTFSESIISGSHKGFSGKEITDVVNIGIGGSDLGPVMVVSALKHFKTRLDVHFVSNVDGNHIAEVVKNLNPETTLFIIASKTFTTQETMTNANSAKDWFLKAGKQEDVAKHFVALSTNVQAVKDFGIAEENIFEFWDWVGGRYSLWSAIGLSIVLSVGYENFEQLLKGASDTDQHFQTADFAENIPVLMGLMGIWYRNFYAATTYAILPYSQYLDRFAAYLQQGDMESNGKCVDRNGEFVEYETGPIIWGEPGTNGQHAFYQLIHQGTELIPADFIAYAKSPNKVSDHQDKLLANFFAQTEALAFGKTEEEVEEELKSAGKSDEEIDFLLNYKVFQGNTPTNSIIFNELTPFSLGQLIALYEHKIFVQGVIWNIFSFDQFGVELGKVLANKILPELENNEAISSHDSSTNGLINYYKGNK; this is encoded by the coding sequence ATGTTATCAAAAATAAATCCTACACAAACAAACAGCTGGAAAGCTCTTGATGAACATTTTGCTGGAAATGATTTCGAATTAAGAAGCCTTTTCCAATACAATCCGAACCGTTTTGAAGAGTTTTCACTAAAAAAAGACAATTTTCTTTTTGATTATTCTAAAAACTTAATTGATTCAAGAACGAAAGAACTTTTATTGAATTTAGCAGAAGAATGTCAGTTAAAAGATGCTATTTCTAAAATGTTTTCGGGAGATAAAATCAACGAAACGGAGGGAAGAGCAGTTCTGCATACAGCTTTGAGGGATTTTTCTGATAAAGAAATTTTAGTTGACGGTGAAAATATCAAACCGCAGATCAAAAGAGTTCTTGACCATATGAAAACGTTCTCTGAAAGCATTATTTCAGGATCACACAAAGGTTTCAGCGGAAAAGAAATCACTGATGTTGTGAATATCGGAATCGGAGGTTCAGATTTAGGGCCTGTGATGGTAGTTTCGGCTTTGAAACATTTTAAAACAAGATTAGACGTTCACTTCGTTTCCAACGTAGACGGAAATCATATCGCAGAAGTTGTAAAGAACTTAAATCCTGAAACAACTTTATTTATCATTGCTTCTAAAACGTTCACGACTCAGGAAACAATGACGAATGCTAATTCAGCAAAAGACTGGTTCTTAAAAGCTGGAAAACAGGAAGATGTAGCAAAACATTTTGTCGCTTTATCAACTAACGTTCAAGCAGTTAAAGACTTCGGAATTGCAGAAGAAAACATTTTCGAATTCTGGGATTGGGTTGGTGGAAGATATTCACTTTGGAGTGCGATCGGCTTAAGTATCGTTCTTTCAGTTGGATATGAAAACTTCGAACAATTATTAAAAGGTGCTTCTGACACAGATCAACATTTCCAGACAGCAGATTTTGCTGAAAACATTCCTGTTTTGATGGGATTAATGGGAATTTGGTATCGTAATTTCTATGCTGCGACAACATATGCAATTCTTCCTTACTCTCAATATTTAGACAGATTTGCAGCATATCTTCAACAGGGAGATATGGAAAGTAACGGAAAATGTGTTGACAGAAACGGTGAATTCGTAGAATATGAAACTGGGCCAATCATTTGGGGAGAGCCTGGAACAAACGGACAACACGCTTTCTATCAATTGATTCACCAAGGAACAGAATTGATTCCTGCGGATTTTATTGCCTATGCAAAAAGTCCAAACAAAGTTTCTGATCATCAGGACAAATTATTAGCTAACTTTTTCGCTCAGACTGAGGCACTTGCCTTCGGAAAAACAGAAGAAGAAGTTGAAGAAGAATTGAAAAGCGCAGGAAAATCTGATGAAGAAATTGATTTCTTGCTAAATTATAAAGTCTTCCAAGGAAACACACCTACTAACTCAATTATTTTCAATGAATTAACTCCATTTTCATTAGGGCAGTTAATTGCATTGTATGAACACAAAATATTTGTTCAGGGAGTTATTTGGAATATTTTCAGTTTTGACCAATTTGGAGTTGAATTAGGAAAAGTTTTAGCAAACAAAATCTTACCGGAACTTGAAAATAATGAGGCAATTAGCTCTCATGACAGTTCAACAAACGGGTTGATTAATTATTATAAAGGAAATAAATAA
- a CDS encoding AI-2E family transporter, producing MNFLKLPFLVKLTLVVISIIGLGYLLALGQSILAPFFLAFLMAMLFLPIANLMETKLRFPRTVSTMASVMIMLTILTGLIYFFGSQLSSFSKDLPHLRMQFNTVFNSLQHWVSDTFHVKIDEQLDYLNQGLSKLLSSSGVILGFTFGIFSTGLGFIVFFILFFIFILNYRRILNNFIVTVFNEKHKASVQEVVNEVRVMTKKYIIGLCLQVFIVSILTSILLTILGVKYAILLGVLTGLLNVIPYLGVCISLLISCFIAFATSTPSTCIYVLIGYVAVHIVDGNIILPFVVGSKVKINALFSFLGILLGEHLWGIAGMFLCIPAIAIIKIIFERVDGLKPWGKLLGEEEKPHKKKKSYKISKNITLKEMD from the coding sequence ATGAATTTTCTTAAACTTCCTTTCCTTGTTAAGCTTACTTTGGTTGTTATTTCAATCATCGGACTTGGATACCTTTTGGCATTAGGTCAGAGTATTTTAGCTCCTTTCTTTCTAGCATTTTTGATGGCGATGCTCTTTTTGCCGATCGCGAATTTAATGGAAACAAAATTGAGATTTCCAAGAACGGTATCAACAATGGCTTCCGTAATGATTATGTTAACAATTCTAACAGGGCTTATTTACTTTTTTGGCTCTCAATTATCAAGTTTCAGCAAAGATCTTCCGCATTTGAGAATGCAGTTCAATACAGTTTTTAATAGTCTTCAACATTGGGTATCAGATACTTTTCATGTTAAAATTGATGAACAGTTAGATTATCTTAATCAAGGTTTAAGCAAACTTTTATCTTCATCCGGCGTTATTTTAGGCTTCACTTTCGGAATATTTTCAACCGGACTTGGCTTTATTGTATTTTTTATTCTTTTCTTCATTTTTATATTAAATTATAGAAGGATTTTAAACAATTTCATCGTTACAGTTTTTAATGAAAAACATAAAGCAAGCGTACAGGAAGTGGTGAACGAAGTACGTGTCATGACAAAAAAATACATTATCGGACTTTGTCTGCAGGTATTTATTGTATCCATCCTTACTTCAATCCTTCTTACTATTTTAGGGGTAAAGTATGCTATTCTTTTGGGAGTATTAACCGGATTATTAAATGTTATTCCTTATTTGGGAGTATGTATTTCCTTACTGATATCGTGTTTTATAGCTTTTGCAACTTCTACTCCTTCTACTTGTATATACGTTTTGATAGGTTATGTTGCCGTACATATTGTTGACGGAAATATTATTTTACCGTTTGTCGTAGGTTCAAAAGTGAAGATCAACGCCCTATTTTCTTTTCTGGGAATTCTTTTAGGAGAACATCTTTGGGGTATTGCGGGGATGTTTCTTTGTATTCCGGCAATTGCCATTATTAAAATTATATTTGAAAGAGTTGATGGATTAAAGCCTTGGGGAAAATTATTGGGTGAAGAAGAAAAACCTCACAAAAAGAAGAAGAGTTATAAAATATCTAAGAATATTACGTTGAAAGAGATGGATTAA
- a CDS encoding TraB/GumN family protein: protein MKNLVKLGFAVLLSATFTTAKAQNSNPENSTLWEVSGNGLTKPSYIAGTFHTMCSSDFEIKSKVMKALEKTDNFVMEINYTDPAEMAAMQKMYQTDKKLSDQLTPAEAKELDKILNDYGTDLKKMDNSSSQGLYSLIALKSTPCPQTEMKFYEIELLKNAIKSKKKVYGLEKVEEQFTSINKAYDLKAVIEQLKMGKEYEILLKKMVVAFKNEDVTSLYTHFKNDKIMNAKQEKAMLTDRNNNWAEKMPEIMKKESSFFAVGGAHLMGKNGVIQLLKSKGYTLKPISSL, encoded by the coding sequence ATGAAAAATTTAGTAAAACTTGGGTTCGCAGTACTATTATCAGCAACCTTCACAACAGCAAAAGCGCAAAACAGCAACCCAGAAAACAGTACACTTTGGGAAGTTTCAGGGAACGGACTCACAAAACCTTCTTATATTGCAGGAACGTTTCATACAATGTGTAGTTCGGATTTTGAGATAAAATCGAAAGTGATGAAAGCTCTTGAAAAAACTGATAATTTCGTCATGGAAATTAATTATACAGATCCCGCTGAAATGGCAGCCATGCAGAAAATGTATCAGACGGATAAGAAACTATCAGATCAGCTTACTCCTGCGGAGGCAAAGGAATTAGACAAGATCCTCAACGATTATGGAACAGATTTAAAGAAAATGGATAATTCAAGTTCACAAGGTTTGTATTCACTTATTGCATTGAAATCTACACCATGTCCTCAAACTGAAATGAAATTTTATGAAATAGAACTTCTTAAAAATGCTATTAAAAGTAAAAAGAAAGTCTACGGGCTTGAAAAAGTAGAAGAGCAGTTCACCTCCATCAATAAAGCTTATGATTTGAAAGCTGTCATTGAGCAGTTAAAAATGGGAAAGGAATATGAAATCCTTCTTAAGAAAATGGTAGTTGCATTTAAAAATGAAGATGTGACTTCTCTTTACACACACTTTAAGAATGACAAAATAATGAATGCCAAACAGGAAAAAGCCATGCTTACGGACAGAAATAATAACTGGGCAGAAAAAATGCCGGAAATTATGAAAAAAGAAAGTTCGTTCTTTGCAGTGGGAGGTGCTCATCTTATGGGTAAAAACGGAGTGATCCAACTTTTAAAATCGAAAGGATACACCCTGAAACCAATATCAAGCCTTTAA
- a CDS encoding MauE/DoxX family redox-associated membrane protein, which yields MKIVKFILCLLFGLMFINAGFDKFLHYMPMPALTADQTKLFAAFTEIGWLMPLVGAVEVIGGLLFIFPKTRALGAVVILPVMVGILLHNVCRAPSQMGIGISAVLFLINLWIIIDNKEKYKALVS from the coding sequence ATGAAAATCGTTAAATTTATTCTATGTCTGCTTTTCGGGCTTATGTTTATCAATGCCGGTTTCGACAAGTTTTTACACTACATGCCAATGCCAGCGCTTACAGCTGATCAGACAAAACTTTTCGCTGCTTTTACAGAAATCGGGTGGCTGATGCCTTTAGTTGGTGCCGTAGAAGTTATCGGAGGACTATTATTCATCTTTCCAAAAACAAGAGCTTTAGGCGCAGTCGTAATTTTACCTGTAATGGTAGGAATACTTTTACACAACGTTTGCAGAGCACCTTCTCAAATGGGAATCGGAATTTCTGCCGTTTTATTTTTAATCAATCTTTGGATCATTATTGATAACAAAGAAAAATATAAAGCTTTAGTAAGCTGA
- a CDS encoding 7-carboxy-7-deazaguanine synthase QueE, whose product MNKEEDILLKEGKMLPVMEHFYTLQGEGAHTGKASYFIRLGGCDVGCHWCDVKESWDPTLHPLMNAEEIAETAAKHCKTVVLTGGEPLMWNLDILTSKLKELGCTIHIETSGAYPMSGHIDWITLSPKKTGLPKEEIYEKASELKVIVFNNNDLKFAEEQAAKVSANCRLYLQSEWSKRDEMYPKITDFILEHPEWQASVQTHKYLNIP is encoded by the coding sequence ATGAATAAAGAAGAAGATATTTTATTAAAAGAAGGTAAAATGCTCCCTGTGATGGAGCATTTTTACACTCTTCAAGGAGAAGGAGCGCACACGGGAAAAGCATCATATTTCATTAGATTGGGAGGTTGCGACGTCGGGTGTCATTGGTGTGATGTAAAAGAAAGTTGGGACCCCACTTTACATCCGTTAATGAATGCAGAAGAAATTGCAGAAACAGCTGCTAAACATTGCAAAACCGTTGTTTTAACAGGTGGCGAGCCATTAATGTGGAATCTTGATATTTTAACATCCAAATTGAAAGAATTGGGATGTACCATTCATATTGAAACTTCGGGAGCATATCCTATGAGCGGACATATTGACTGGATCACACTTTCACCGAAGAAAACGGGACTTCCGAAAGAGGAAATTTATGAAAAGGCAAGTGAGCTTAAAGTAATCGTTTTCAATAACAACGATCTTAAATTTGCAGAAGAACAGGCTGCAAAAGTTTCAGCAAACTGTAGATTATATCTTCAAAGTGAATGGAGCAAACGCGATGAGATGTATCCTAAAATTACGGATTTTATTTTAGAGCATCCGGAATGGCAGGCGTCAG
- a CDS encoding bifunctional 5,10-methylenetetrahydrofolate dehydrogenase/5,10-methenyltetrahydrofolate cyclohydrolase: MAQILDGLKVSKEIKAEIKVEVDKIIASKRRAPHLVAILVGNNGASKAYVNAKVKDCEEVGFQSSLVKFPSTVSESELLEKIEELNKDKSVDGFIVQLPLPDQVDQEKIINAIDPRKDVDGFHPTNFGKMALEMDTFLPATPFGILTLLERYNIETKGKDCVIIGRSKIVGRPMSILMGRKDFPGNSTVTLTHSYTKDIEEYTKKADIVITALGDPHFLKGEMIKDGAVIVDVGITRVDNDSPKGYYLAGDVDFDSCAEKASWITPVPGGVGPMTRAMLMKNTIIAYKTSVYND; the protein is encoded by the coding sequence ATGGCACAAATTCTTGACGGATTAAAAGTATCCAAAGAAATAAAAGCAGAAATCAAGGTTGAAGTTGATAAAATTATTGCAAGCAAAAGAAGAGCACCGCATTTGGTAGCGATTCTTGTTGGAAACAACGGTGCGAGCAAAGCTTATGTAAATGCTAAAGTGAAAGATTGTGAAGAAGTTGGCTTTCAATCTAGCTTAGTTAAATTTCCAAGCACGGTTTCTGAATCTGAATTATTGGAAAAAATTGAGGAACTTAATAAAGATAAATCTGTAGACGGATTTATCGTTCAGTTGCCTTTACCCGATCAGGTTGATCAGGAGAAAATCATTAACGCAATCGATCCAAGGAAAGATGTTGACGGTTTCCACCCTACAAATTTCGGGAAAATGGCATTGGAAATGGATACTTTCTTACCAGCTACTCCATTCGGGATTTTAACTTTATTAGAAAGATACAATATCGAAACAAAAGGTAAAGACTGTGTTATCATCGGAAGAAGTAAAATCGTAGGAAGACCTATGAGCATCTTGATGGGAAGAAAAGATTTCCCGGGAAATTCAACGGTTACGCTTACACACTCTTATACAAAAGACATTGAAGAATATACTAAAAAAGCAGACATCGTAATTACAGCTTTAGGCGATCCTCACTTTTTAAAAGGTGAAATGATCAAAGACGGAGCAGTAATTGTTGACGTAGGGATCACAAGAGTAGATAATGATTCTCCAAAAGGATATTATTTGGCGGGTGATGTAGATTTTGACAGCTGTGCAGAAAAAGCAAGCTGGATCACGCCGGTTCCGGGAGGAGTTGGACCTATGACAAGAGCGATGTTGATGAAAAATACCATCATTGCTTATAAGACTTCGGTCTATAACGACTAA